Proteins found in one Megalobrama amblycephala isolate DHTTF-2021 linkage group LG5, ASM1881202v1, whole genome shotgun sequence genomic segment:
- the pth2 gene encoding tuberoinfundibular peptide of 39 residues isoform X2 has translation MPFYLFCFPLQLLTKREMVALSLPPRPALLFLVLMSVTLMASAFPQPQLRPLQSNLPAIGQEDSKGEQWEVLFPAISLRDWSIQMLTAPDFGAAKAETEQLVGDDWLPLSQSQMEEELVKGWPGNWPSRVGHQQKRNIVVADDAAFREKSKLLTAMERQKWLNSYMQKLLVVNSK, from the exons ATGCCTTTTTATCTTTTCTGTTTCCCCCTACAACTTCTGACAAAAAGAGAG ATGGTGGCTTTATCCTTGCCTCCTCGTCCTGCCCTATTGTTCTTAGTCCTCATGAGTGTGACTCTGATGGCGAGTGCATTTCCACAGCCTCAACTTCGACCTCTGCAAAG TAACTTGCCTGCTATTGGTCAAGAGGATTCCAAAGGTGAACAGTGGGAAGTGCTGTTTCCCGCCATCTCGCTCCGTGATTGGAGCATTCAGATGCTGACCGCCCCAGATTTTGGAGCCGCTAAGGCTGAGACAGAACAGCTGGTGGGAGATGATTGGCTTCCGCTCAGCCAGTCACAGATGGAGGAGGAGCTGGTGAAGGGCTGGCCGGGCAACTGGCCTTCACGAGTGGGTCACCAGCAGAAGAGAAACATAGTGGTGGCAGATGACGCTGCATTTAGAGAAAAGAGTAAGCTTTTGACAGCAATGGAAAGACAGAAATGGCTCAATTCCTATATGCAGAAACTCTTAGTAGTTAATTCAAAGTAA
- the pth2 gene encoding tuberoinfundibular peptide of 39 residues isoform X1, which yields MEDLQTSLESHKTDWIFDSTHWRQKTSPQQHTAKRKNYSTKMVALSLPPRPALLFLVLMSVTLMASAFPQPQLRPLQSNLPAIGQEDSKGEQWEVLFPAISLRDWSIQMLTAPDFGAAKAETEQLVGDDWLPLSQSQMEEELVKGWPGNWPSRVGHQQKRNIVVADDAAFREKSKLLTAMERQKWLNSYMQKLLVVNSK from the exons ATGGAAGATTTGCAAACCAGCTTGGAGTCACACAAGACTGATTGGATTTTTGACTCCACACACTGGAGACAAAAAACTTCACCACAGCAACACACAGCCAAGAGGAAGAACTACTCCACAAAG ATGGTGGCTTTATCCTTGCCTCCTCGTCCTGCCCTATTGTTCTTAGTCCTCATGAGTGTGACTCTGATGGCGAGTGCATTTCCACAGCCTCAACTTCGACCTCTGCAAAG TAACTTGCCTGCTATTGGTCAAGAGGATTCCAAAGGTGAACAGTGGGAAGTGCTGTTTCCCGCCATCTCGCTCCGTGATTGGAGCATTCAGATGCTGACCGCCCCAGATTTTGGAGCCGCTAAGGCTGAGACAGAACAGCTGGTGGGAGATGATTGGCTTCCGCTCAGCCAGTCACAGATGGAGGAGGAGCTGGTGAAGGGCTGGCCGGGCAACTGGCCTTCACGAGTGGGTCACCAGCAGAAGAGAAACATAGTGGTGGCAGATGACGCTGCATTTAGAGAAAAGAGTAAGCTTTTGACAGCAATGGAAAGACAGAAATGGCTCAATTCCTATATGCAGAAACTCTTAGTAGTTAATTCAAAGTAA
- the tmem121aa gene encoding transmembrane protein 121, which yields MVLPPPDKRHVCLTTIVIMTSMAFMDAYLVEQNQGPRKIGVCIIVLVGDICFLIVLRYVAVWVGAEVRTAKRGYAMILWFLYIFVLEIKLYFVFQNYKADRKSLETVARKALTLLLSVCVPGLYLVLVALDSMEYVRTFRKKEDMRGRLFWVALDLLDVLDIQANLWEPQRTGLPIWAEGLMFFYCYILLLILPCVSLSEISVQGEHVSPQKMMLYPVLSLVTINIVTILIRGVNMVLFQDSRVSTIFIGKNVVAIATKACTFLEYRRQVKEFPPQDPAGIAMEIQQNSVPHNQTLPNATTTLPEEHSPAREVIDT from the coding sequence ATGGTTCTGCCGCCACCCGACAAGCGGCATGTGTGTTTAACCACCATTGTGATCATGACCAGCATGGCCTTCATGGATGCCTACCTTGTGGAGCAGAACCAGGGCCCACGCAAAATCGGCGTCTGCATCATCGTCCTGGTTGGAGATATTTGCTTTCTCATAGTGCTGCGTTATGTGGCGGTGTGGGTGGGTGCTGAGGTAAGGACTGCGAAGCGTGGCTACGCTATGATCCTCTGGTTCCTCTACATCTTCGTTCTGGAGATCAAGCTCTACTTCGTCTTCCAGAACTACAAGGCTGACCGTAAAAGTCTGGAGACGGTAGCTCGGAAAGCATTGACTTTGTTGCTCTCGGTTTGCGTACCCGGACTCTACCTCGTCCTGGTCGCACTCGACAGCATGGAGTACGTAAGAACCTTCCGGAAGAAGGAGGACATGCGAGGTCGACTATTCTGGGTGGCTCTTGACCTTCTGGATGTCCTGGACATCCAGGCTAACCTTTGGGAGCCACAGCGGACAGGTCTGCCCATCTGGGCCGAGGGTCTGATGTTCTTCTACTGCTACATCCTGTTGCTCATCCTGCCTTGCGTTTCTCTGAGCGAGATCAGCGTGCAGGGCGAGCACGTGTCGCCTCAGAAGATGATGCTCTACCCGGTCCTCAGCTTGGTGACCATCAACATTGTCACCATCCTCATCCGAGGTGTCAACATGGTGTTGTTCCAAGACAGCCGAGTCTCGACCATCTTCATCGGGAAGAATGTCGTTGCCATCGCCACTAAGGCCTGCACCTTCCTGGAGTACCGGCGACAAGTTAAGGAGTTTCCCCCGCAAGATCCTGCTGGGATTGCAATGGAGATACAGCAGAACTCTGTGCCGCACAATCAAACTTTACCGAACGCCACGACCACCCTTCCCGAAGAGCACTCACCGGCCCGTGAGGTCATTGACACGTGA